Sequence from the Sesamum indicum cultivar Zhongzhi No. 13 unplaced genomic scaffold, S_indicum_v1.0 scaffold00285, whole genome shotgun sequence genome:
ttctttattcatcaattttgtGTAGATTTAATACTTTAGCCTAATTTATGACTCTTTTAACCTTTTGATAATAAAGACTAATGGGCTATCCTAAAgttttaaatgtaatataaacaaatatttttttaataaacctaGACTCTTATACCATTCTAGGTGAGTATTAGCTAGTTGAGGATCGTGGTGGGCATTCAAATCAGATAGCTCGGATTCCAATTTGATCCAATCGGTTTCaagtaattttctttgatttttttttttaaaatcgaGTCGGATTTTAGGTAGGGAAGTACTCCTATCCAAATTACTCGATCGGTTAcccaatatttaaaaaaaataatttttttttctcctcccttcaaatctttcttctttaacaaattatccttttcaaatattattttatttttctcttgtttctataatttatacttttacaaattctaaaatgttacaaaaagaaagtgaaagaaattaaataaacccAAATATTAGTGTTCAATTAtcttataagaaaatttttattttttacttctttttaatatactaaatgattaagaaaatatgttaaagcatattaaattaaaatttaataaataataaagaatgatGAACTGAAGAGAGGCTTTGAACAGCCTCTGAATGAAATGAAGTTCGTTGCATTGAGAGGCTTCGAACAACCTCTATATTGAGGCATGTCTCCAAATGAAATGAACATAGTAACacaatttttgtgtttttaattaattaatttttaaaagttttgattttataaaataaaaaaaataaaattgagtatCCAATGTACTCAACTGTCGGTCGAGTACCCACAAATTTGGAGTCGAGATCAGGTAGCTATTTTAGCTACTCAAAATTTTGGATACCCGACCCGAACTCGAATTACCTGACTCCGCGCTCACCCCTAGTTGAGGAGATTTGGTTGCAGCGATTCTGGGCCTCCCCTGACTTCAAGGAGTCcgtgaaaaaaaagaaaaggttaatTCAATGACTAACGCAGCAGTGGTGGCGACTGTGTACTGCTGGAGGTCATCTTTCACTTGGatgcacaaaaaaaaattgtaagtcaaattttaattatgataaaataaataatgtataattattttcgagtttaacaaatttttatttttcacaggTGTCCCAACTCAGTAGGCCGCTCAAGTAGATGAAAGTCTTCTCCAACTGCTAAAAGAAAAGGTGGATGGTAGCTGCAGGGCAAGAGGGTGGAACCAGTAGTGGTAAATACtccttcaatttatttatttttatcaattgtttgttgtttatttatttatttttaatattctcagTGAAGgttataaaatttacagtGACATAGATAGATAGGCGTATTAAGTTGGGTTGGAGCAGCACCCGTTTCGAGTGCATTCCATGGAATCAACAATGCAGTATAGTGGATGTCTGGAATCTTCCCTGGCACTTGATTAATACTTGTGAGGATTGGATGAGAGGAGCTGGGAACAAATTAGAAAAGGACCAAGTTCCATGGTGTTTTTGTGGTTGTGTGGATGCTCTGGACGAGTAGGAATAAGGCTCCCTTGTGGTAATTTTATCACAATCAATGGCCTCcaaattttcctaattttcaAAACCCAACTGCATAAAGTACAGTTGACTGTCTGAAAACGTGTGTATTAGAATCACTTcacttcaaataattaattacaagaatattttttgtaatttgataaGGTTTTGGTCTTCGATCTTTCAAAAATGCTATTCCATGCATGCAATCACGTTTGGTAAAACTTgcagcatatatatataatatgtgttGGGTACTAAGAATTGCTTCGCTTCCAGTATCCCATGgaatatttaattgaagaaagaaacgtgtctataatcaaattttaaatacgcAATTGGGTATCTCatctctttaaattataatgacaataataatattttatgtggTGATTAAGTAAGGAATAAGATTATCAGGATGGGATCCAAAACCCATGgatcaattaatattgaagTTATAGCTATAAATTAGGGAGACTTGGGGGAGTGAGGTGCAACATTAAGGGAAAAGAAGCAGGCAATGGAGAGTAGTGCTACACTTCCACTCCACGTTTGCCATGTCAAGAAAACGGAGCTAGTAATAAACAGGCTCCACGCTTTCCTCCATGGAATTGCTTTACTGTCATTGTTTTACTACAGAATCACTTCACTCGCCGATATTATCAGAAATAGGGATAACACTCTCCTTCTACCCCATGTTCTAATCCTCATTTCTGAGCTCATACTCTCTTTCATTTGGCTTCTTAGTCAGGCCGCAAAGTGGAAGCCTGTTGCTCGAAAAACATACCCTGAAAGATTGCCAGGAGATGAAAAGCTTCCTTCCATTGATGTGTTCATATGCACCGCTGATCCCAACAAAGAGCCCTGTGTGAAAGTGATGAATACTGTCATATCGGCTTTGGCACTTGATTATCCTCCTCATAAGCTTCATGTTTATCTTTCAGACGATGGGGGTTCTGTTGCAACTTTCCGGGCCATTAAACAGGCTTGGAAATTCTCCAAGTTATGGGTTCCATTctgcaaaaaatataaggtGAAGATTGCATGCCCGGAGGCCTATTTTTTGACAGATGATGAAAGTGGTCCTGATGGCAAGTTCCAAAGCAATGAGTTCATAGTTGAGAAGAAGGAAATTGAGGTTTGAAATTTCTATTTAACATGCATCAACAATAATTCTAGAATCCATATATTTTGTCTCTCTCACACCACAAAGTGCATGTATAAAAGTCGCGCTCTTTGGTTGAACTTATATAAAGTATCTTACTTATAAGTTCATATTTATAAGACACTAGATCTTAtaagaccaaaagtgagaattatgtaattaatgaaattaaaagtaaaaagaccGTAAGTTATCGAACGAAAAGTGTCATTTCCCCATGATCGTAAGTAATTAATGGTTGCATTCACATATATGCAGACAAGGTATGCAGAATTCAAGGAAATTGTGGCGAAGATCATTGCGGATACAAGTATTTCTGTGAGCAAAGATCATCCGCCCATGATTGAggtattgaaaataatgtgTACAAAAAGGAGTTTGGCAGCATGCTATAGTTAAACACGAAACAATGTTTTTATTGAGGTATGACGACGCTGGAATCATTGATTATGGACAAAAAGAAGGTTGTGGTATGAAAGGAGCTACATATATActtctttttatctatttgCGTAGATTGTTTCTCAAAACCTTCATCTATGAATGCATTGAAGttctagaaattcaatttcgAGGACCAAAGTCTCTATATATTTAGGTTAATAGGCTATgggatttttaaaaaatataactttatgTTATAGACGTctcataaataatacaattaaaagtGTTGGTGTTTCTTCTAACATATTTTACGAATGATATTGATTTACAGGTGATTGATGATGCAAATGACGATGGAATCGATTCAAACCAAAGAGAGATACCTCTACTTGTTTATGTTGCTAGAGAGAAAAGGCCTTCTCATCCACACCATTTCAAAGCCGGAGCACTTAAcgttcttgtaattttttccgGCCTTTGAAAGTTCACATTTAGCATATCTCCAACACTTTGAACTTAGATTTATTGAACCACAATGTGTATTCTTTTTCACCCGACTAAAATGATTTGCAGCTCCGAGTGTCTGCCATGATAAGCAATTCACCGTACATTCTGGTCCTGGACTGTGACATGTACTGCAATGATCCATCGTCGGCACGCCAAGCAATGTGCTTTCATTTCGACCATGAATTATCCCCAAAACTTGGTTTTGTTCAGTTTCCACAGAAATTTTACAATATCAACGAGACGGACATCAATGATGGGCAACAAAGATCTGTTTGGGTAAATGTTAacagttgtaattttatttgtccTATTTCATCAATTAACTCTCACTCATTCGATTTTTATTCGATTAAACCTCAGTCGAAATGGGAAGGCTTAGATGGGATCATGGGACCAATCTTATCTGGAACATGCTTTTATATAAAGAGGGAAGCACTTTGTGGAACTCAGAAATTTCGAGAGGGTAATGCTGATTCTCATGTTAGCAAGCTCTGAAACCATACAactcttctatatatataagatc
This genomic interval carries:
- the LOC105180034 gene encoding cellulose synthase-like protein G1; its protein translation is MESSATLPLHVCHVKKTELVINRLHAFLHGIALLSLFYYRITSLADIIRNRDNTLLLPHVLILISELILSFIWLLSQAAKWKPVARKTYPERLPGDEKLPSIDVFICTADPNKEPCVKVMNTVISALALDYPPHKLHVYLSDDGGSVATFRAIKQAWKFSKLWVPFCKKYKVKIACPEAYFLTDDESGPDGKFQSNEFIVEKKEIETRYAEFKEIVAKIIADTSISVSKDHPPMIEVIDDANDDGIDSNQREIPLLVYVAREKRPSHPHHFKAGALNVLLRVSAMISNSPYILVLDCDMYCNDPSSARQAMCFHFDHELSPKLGFVQFPQKFYNINETDINDGQQRSVWSKWEGLDGIMGPILSGTCFYIKREALCGTQKFREDVDFIKLKKCFGSSNEFIKSISIYHKRNYQIEHKFRENKVEEELQLLASCSYDDDTKWGKEASCGV